Within the Cotesia glomerata isolate CgM1 linkage group LG6, MPM_Cglom_v2.3, whole genome shotgun sequence genome, the region ttttaaaaaatatttttttctactaatttaattattgtaatttaaaaaaaaaaaatcaaaaaattataaatgtcggctaactttagtattgtaaataatattaaagtaaacgaatgattttttttttaattagagcTGTCGCTGGGCCAGAATGTCCTTCGACGCCATGCAGCCTTGGGCCTTTCTTAACAAAAGCGCCGAACTGGACAGTTGACCTCGAGACTCCCGAAGCAAATAAAGCTCGAGCGTTGCCGAGTGTGACAGAAAGCCCCTGTGCtgttaatcaagaaaatatcaGCTGTAATTCTTTAAGACTAACTCCGACAGAATCAAACATCGAGGATGTGGTTCCAGTGTCGCCGATCATTccaaaaaagaaaagaaagcGTCGTGGCCGACGAATATTAAACAATATCTCCAATTTAACTCCAAAAAGCAGTCTTAGGAATAATTTCGACAATCCTGAGACTTCACCTAGCGTCTACTTGAGTCCAATCGCCGAAAAGTCTATAGAAGATAGGCTAGATGACAGTAaccgcagtttttcaagccaaAGCTCGTATCCAAGTTCTAGCACCAGTGGAATCAAATCGGGAAACTCTGCATCACCTGTCGAACGCGTCAGAAGACTGAAAGAGTTGCAGGCGtctaaaaattcttatttaaataaagaccAAATCATTCAGATTCCCGATGAAGTGTTTTTTAAAGACTACTTGGCTCTTGAGGCTAGTAAATATCAATTTAGACCTCAAAGTGATTTAAAGAAGCCGCTGGGTAAAGAAGGATTTGTTACTTTTTCACAGTTCGCAAAAGatgacaaaaatttagatGCTGAAGATCATATACCTGATGAATCTTTTCATTTCGACCAAGATTTGTCTTTCTCTCAGATTTGCAAAGATAATCAGGTGCTTAATTATAATCACCAGCTGTCTGGTGATAATGAAAAGTCAACTGAAGCGGTTGCGAATTTAGACAGTCCAGATTTCAAGGGATTTTCCCCCGCTTCTCGGCAGTACAGtcaagaattattaaaaaagcaCAATGATTTTGCTGTTGAATACGCTCATATGGATCTTATGGAATCAGATGATAGTTTCAAAGGCTTTGAAATTAATGAGATAGATGATAGTGTGAAAATTGCTCAAAGGTAccgtaaattttatgaaaattatctcAACGATGTTTATCCAGTAGGTAAAATAATTCGGAGAAAAGGTTCTGATAAAAATATGGACGATAAATATAAGTTAGTGTCTTCGTTAAGGACAAATGTTATTTCGACAATTAAAACTGCTagtaaaaaagatattttagtttgtgtaaaaaatgTTGTGTCTCAGGAATTTTTGTTGCTTGGTGACATTGATGAAAAACACGATATTGATTTGCTTATTGAAAATAGGGTGGAATCAACGCCTGTAAAAGATTCTAATAAGAACAAAAGTGAAGATTGGAAAAATTTAGCAGCTGATGATTTTGAGTCTTTGGAGCTTGataatgattttgaagaagcTGTTTCAAGAGTTGAATCCACAGGATTTGATACTTTTAATGataacatttcaaaaaatgaacAGAATAATAGTATTaagtgtaaaataaatttagagaGCGGCTTTAAACCCGTTGTAGTTACCAGTAATTCGGAAATAAATAATCGTAGTATTGGTAAGGTAGAATTTAAACAACCGGTGATCAAAAAATTACCTAAACAAAGTACAAATGTaaatagttgtaatttaaatcatagtatttttgaagatttaaattttgagaTGCCGAGTGAATTAAGTGTGGGCTTTCAAACCGGGCGGGGAAAAAGCATCAAAGTGGCCGATAACGCAATGTTGAAggctaaaaatataatgtcTGATGatgaattgaataaaataaatctggAGAAGAGGGATAAAGTGAACGGCGCTAAAGAGTTTAATGAGCCAGTGGCTTCGACCTCTGGGTTTCAAGTGGCTCGTAATGAAAAATCGGGATTTGTtggtagaaatatttttacaagcagaaataaaaataatgtgagGGAGAGCGagaagaataatatttttgatgaaGACTTTGGAGATTTGCCGATGGTGGGATTCACTACAGGAGCTggtaaaagtattaaaattacgGAGAGTGCTATGATAAAAGCACAGGTAGCCTTTACTAAAGATTTAGAGACTGAGGATCCTGAAAGTGAAATTATAgcgataaaaaacaaaaaaatttcttcggAGATTAATGATTTTAGAGGCTCATCAATTAATCCGATGATGGTAGGGTTTCAAACGGGAGCAGGTAAAAGTATTAAGGTAGCTGAGGCTGCGATCTCGAGAGCGCAGGTAGCATTTTCTAAAGATTTAGAGAACGAAGATCCTGAGGGTGAAATTATCGCAATGAAGagcagaaaaattacttctgaAGATAAAAGCTTAAGAGGCCCATCGATCAGTCCGATGATGATGGGATTTCAAACGGGAGCTAGTAAGAGTATTAAGGTGGCTGAGGGTGCAGTTTCGAGAGCGCAGGTAGCATTTTCTAAAAACCTAGAAGATGAAAATCCTGCAAGTAAAATCTTGGAactaaaacagaaaaaattaaatcaacgaTATTCATTTCCTGGGCCAAGTACTTCGAAGTCAAGTGGGTCTACATCTGGATCTGGAGGcttgttgattaaaaattcagCATTTATTAATAACGCGCACAAGCGTAAATCCGATGACGAAACACCAGTAGGCAGAAAGCGTCTTTGCGTAGGATTGGATCTGCAGAAGCGCAAACTTTTCAATGATATTGAAGAAGAGGACGAAAGTTTGCGAGAGTCAGCAATGATGTGTGAACCAGACCCAGTTAGCAGTGATCGCAATCTTGAAGGCTCAACGTTGCAAGCAGAAAGAATAGGCACTAATGTCAATTTAAATTCTAGTAACATCATCAATGACGAGGTGCGTGCGAGTGTTGTCGCGCTGCTGAATGATGACATTGACTTTGAGACCGAAGACACGTGGACTGAAATTAATAGTATAAATAAGCAAGCGTGGAGCGGCGGCTTTGAAGGCTCTAGCCGAGATAGAGAACAAGACCATTCAAAACCTGAGAAGAGGTCCAAGTCTTTCCCAGGTTCAGTTCCCAAATCCTCAAACTCGGACTCTATTCCTGAGGATATATTCTTTGAGACCCAGTTTTCCCAAGAAATGAGTTGTAACTTTGAGGATATTCGCGAGCAACGAAAGACTGCagttttggagcaagagagaataATCGAGGCCAAAAAGAGACTCAAGGAAAAACCTGTCGTTGGGTCTTGGTTGAAATTAAAGCAAactgagaaaatttctttggCTCGATATGCAAGCGATTGCGCGCCAGAATATTGTTCATTCGAAGAAATGGAAACTAAAGGATTGGATCCTGTAATAATGACAATTACTTCAACAATAGCAAGTACTTATAGATTTACTTGTGCGTATTTTAGGGATTTAAGGACTAAGGTCAGTGTGCCAGTCGGTGACGGAGCTGTTTTGGTAcctgatgaaaaaaatcaagcgggtattaatgaatttaaggGTTCTTTTTTAGCAAGTCCAGGTGTTGATCCCTCGTTGTTGCCACAAGGTTGGTTTGAGAACCACTACAAGTGGATTGTGTGGAAATTAGCCTCCATGGATCGCGTAAGATTCAACAATAGTAACTCCTGTATGAATAACAAATTTCTCACACCTGAGACACTTATGAAACAGCTGAAGTATCGCTACGACCGCGAGATTGACAGATCCGAGCGTCCAGCTCTGAGAAGAATTACAGAAAAAGACGACCCACCTTCACGGAGACTAGTTCTTTGCGTCTCGAGAGTAATAAAAGACACGATTGAATTGACTGATGGCTGGTACTCGATTCCAGCAAGTGTTGACTCGGCAATGCAATCTTATATTTCTTCTGGGAAGCTAAAAGAAGGGACAAAATTGATGATCCAAGGAGCTGAGCTGCTGAACCTCGAAGAAGGCCGGTATCCGTtggaaataacaaaagacgtACGTTTTAAAATTCACACTAATTCAACGCGTCGTGCTCGCTGGGACGCTAAACTCGGGTACCAGCGATCTTGCGGTCCGCTGACCGTGACTCTGGGCTCGGTAAAGTCAAACGGCGGGGCCATCGGCAAGTTGATAGTCGCGGTATCGCGGGTATATCCAATTTTGTACCGCGAGAAAACGAGCGATGGCCAGTCAATCGTACGCAACGCTAAGTGCGAGGAGAAAGCTGCGTTGGCCTTTGAAGCAGAGTGTCAAAAACAAATCGAAGCGATCTGCTCGACTGCTCGCTCCTTCAGCGACTCTCAGGCTTCTACGGCAAAATACGAACTGGAGACTCGTGTGAGGAATAATTTACCGAATCGCAGGAATGTCACGCCGATATTGAAGGTCAAAATAGCGGACGGCGGTCTGTCGGCAATGTTGACGATCTGGTCTTGCAATGAAGAACTCCTGAGTAGTCTGAAAGAAAATACGTGCATTAGTATACGGAACGTAGTCGCGGGAGGACGCAGGGCCAATGAACTCCAAATAACAGCCGGCAAATCAAGCGCCTTCGAACGTGTGCCGGGTCGGATTACCTGCTCACCGCGAGCTTTTACTTCGATTGAAGAAGCGTCTCAACGTGGCTTCAATCCAGTCTACGGAGAATTTGATACCGTGGGTATTGTCGTGTCAACT harbors:
- the LOC123266501 gene encoding breast cancer type 2 susceptibility protein homolog isoform X2: MDLMESDDSFKGFEINEIDDSVKIAQRYRKFYENYLNDVYPVGKIIRRKGSDKNMDDKYKLVSSLRTNVISTIKTASKKDILVCVKNVVSQEFLLLGDIDEKHDIDLLIENRVESTPVKDSNKNKSEDWKNLAADDFESLELDNDFEEAVSRVESTGFDTFNDNISKNEQNNSIKCKINLESGFKPVVVTSNSEINNRSIGKVEFKQPVIKKLPKQSTNVNSCNLNHSIFEDLNFEMPSELSVGFQTGRGKSIKVADNAMLKAKNIMSDDELNKINLEKRDKVNGAKEFNEPVASTSGFQVARNEKSGFVGRNIFTSRNKNNVRESEKNNIFDEDFGDLPMVGFTTGAGKSIKITESAMIKAQVAFTKDLETEDPESEIIAIKNKKISSEINDFRGSSINPMMVGFQTGAGKSIKVAEAAISRAQVAFSKDLENEDPEGEIIAMKSRKITSEDKSLRGPSISPMMMGFQTGASKSIKVAEGAVSRAQVAFSKNLEDENPASKILELKQKKLNQRYSFPGPSTSKSSGSTSGSGGLLIKNSAFINNAHKRKSDDETPVGRKRLCVGLDLQKRKLFNDIEEEDESLRESAMMCEPDPVSSDRNLEGSTLQAERIGTNVNLNSSNIINDEVRASVVALLNDDIDFETEDTWTEINSINKQAWSGGFEGSSRDREQDHSKPEKRSKSFPGSVPKSSNSDSIPEDIFFETQFSQEMSCNFEDIREQRKTAVLEQERIIEAKKRLKEKPVVGSWLKLKQTEKISLARYASDCAPEYCSFEEMETKGLDPVIMTITSTIASTYRFTCAYFRDLRTKVSVPVGDGAVLVPDEKNQAGINEFKGSFLASPGVDPSLLPQGWFENHYKWIVWKLASMDRVRFNNSNSCMNNKFLTPETLMKQLKYRYDREIDRSERPALRRITEKDDPPSRRLVLCVSRVIKDTIELTDGWYSIPASVDSAMQSYISSGKLKEGTKLMIQGAELLNLEEGRYPLEITKDVRFKIHTNSTRRARWDAKLGYQRSCGPLTVTLGSVKSNGGAIGKLIVAVSRVYPILYREKTSDGQSIVRNAKCEEKAALAFEAECQKQIEAICSTARSFSDSQASTAKYELETRVRNNLPNRRNVTPILKVKIADGGLSAMLTIWSCNEELLSSLKENTCISIRNVVAGGRRANELQITAGKSSAFERVPGRITCSPRAFTSIEEASQRGFNPVYGEFDTVGIVVSTGPAPHGMKNYETVNLAFKNGIGDGEDDNDNGDSSSYLSILFWENIASNGFAGIATVGSIIACLNLEWRKSTYLSIPTAFCSERTLLTRNPRQPHLRHAFDALSARICDPISYAAECAKAIQLEVEKKSPKPSHSTPNSDKRWSNCWTPDRDNNLVNPDSINKNDLRKSAILNSRDRVRWHEAYESSILYISNSPKINNSLNINVNRSKPSL
- the LOC123266501 gene encoding breast cancer type 2 susceptibility protein homolog isoform X1, encoding MDVDHDDSDQSEDLFGDDENYLSVRGSSIQSPEIDASFRSLPSTQQYGFSPYKSAVAGPECPSTPCSLGPFLTKAPNWTVDLETPEANKARALPSVTESPCAVNQENISCNSLRLTPTESNIEDVVPVSPIIPKKKRKRRGRRILNNISNLTPKSSLRNNFDNPETSPSVYLSPIAEKSIEDRLDDSNRSFSSQSSYPSSSTSGIKSGNSASPVERVRRLKELQASKNSYLNKDQIIQIPDEVFFKDYLALEASKYQFRPQSDLKKPLGKEGFVTFSQFAKDDKNLDAEDHIPDESFHFDQDLSFSQICKDNQVLNYNHQLSGDNEKSTEAVANLDSPDFKGFSPASRQYSQELLKKHNDFAVEYAHMDLMESDDSFKGFEINEIDDSVKIAQRYRKFYENYLNDVYPVGKIIRRKGSDKNMDDKYKLVSSLRTNVISTIKTASKKDILVCVKNVVSQEFLLLGDIDEKHDIDLLIENRVESTPVKDSNKNKSEDWKNLAADDFESLELDNDFEEAVSRVESTGFDTFNDNISKNEQNNSIKCKINLESGFKPVVVTSNSEINNRSIGKVEFKQPVIKKLPKQSTNVNSCNLNHSIFEDLNFEMPSELSVGFQTGRGKSIKVADNAMLKAKNIMSDDELNKINLEKRDKVNGAKEFNEPVASTSGFQVARNEKSGFVGRNIFTSRNKNNVRESEKNNIFDEDFGDLPMVGFTTGAGKSIKITESAMIKAQVAFTKDLETEDPESEIIAIKNKKISSEINDFRGSSINPMMVGFQTGAGKSIKVAEAAISRAQVAFSKDLENEDPEGEIIAMKSRKITSEDKSLRGPSISPMMMGFQTGASKSIKVAEGAVSRAQVAFSKNLEDENPASKILELKQKKLNQRYSFPGPSTSKSSGSTSGSGGLLIKNSAFINNAHKRKSDDETPVGRKRLCVGLDLQKRKLFNDIEEEDESLRESAMMCEPDPVSSDRNLEGSTLQAERIGTNVNLNSSNIINDEVRASVVALLNDDIDFETEDTWTEINSINKQAWSGGFEGSSRDREQDHSKPEKRSKSFPGSVPKSSNSDSIPEDIFFETQFSQEMSCNFEDIREQRKTAVLEQERIIEAKKRLKEKPVVGSWLKLKQTEKISLARYASDCAPEYCSFEEMETKGLDPVIMTITSTIASTYRFTCAYFRDLRTKVSVPVGDGAVLVPDEKNQAGINEFKGSFLASPGVDPSLLPQGWFENHYKWIVWKLASMDRVRFNNSNSCMNNKFLTPETLMKQLKYRYDREIDRSERPALRRITEKDDPPSRRLVLCVSRVIKDTIELTDGWYSIPASVDSAMQSYISSGKLKEGTKLMIQGAELLNLEEGRYPLEITKDVRFKIHTNSTRRARWDAKLGYQRSCGPLTVTLGSVKSNGGAIGKLIVAVSRVYPILYREKTSDGQSIVRNAKCEEKAALAFEAECQKQIEAICSTARSFSDSQASTAKYELETRVRNNLPNRRNVTPILKVKIADGGLSAMLTIWSCNEELLSSLKENTCISIRNVVAGGRRANELQITAGKSSAFERVPGRITCSPRAFTSIEEASQRGFNPVYGEFDTVGIVVSTGPAPHGMKNYETVNLAFKNGIGDGEDDNDNGDSSSYLSILFWENIASNGFAGIATVGSIIACLNLEWRKSTYLSIPTAFCSERTLLTRNPRQPHLRHAFDALSARICDPISYAAECAKAIQLEVEKKSPKPSHSTPNSDKRWSNCWTPDRDNNLVNPDSINKNDLRKSAILNSRDRVRWHEAYESSILYISNSPKINNSLNINVNRSKPSL